One stretch of Fretibacterium sp. OH1220_COT-178 DNA includes these proteins:
- a CDS encoding FGGY-family carbohydrate kinase produces the protein MLIGVDIGTGGTKALAVDLKGGILAESSCEYGVLTPAPSWAEQWPQVWLEAVVAVLRDLLAKSGKREVEGVAISGLYGGSGIPLDASGAPLRPCMIWMDRRARRQAQWVRDNVSVDRLFAVTGNAVDTYYGFTKILWMKENEPELWRKVWQFVSPKDYVIYKFTGELATDYSSAGNLGGLLDIRKKAWSAEMSEALGIPLSLLPSRLTRSSEVVGVLNREFAEVTGLPTGTPIVAGGVDAPVAQFSCGVLEAGEHVVMAGTSLCWGTVHDGRFVSPGLISYPYVVNDETTVYTFGGGATSGAVIRWFRDEFAGGEKELQRRTGLSAYKMLELEARNVGPGSGGLIVLPYFMGERSPIWDPDARGTVFGLSLSHGRGHVFCACMEGVAYSLRHNIEAAEAAGLKLDADCFMVGGSARSDVWTRIFADVTGYSMKRLAVDAEAPLGDAFLAGLGTGVFSDPAEIRRWLRFDDPVRCDDKNHKIYSRYFELYKTLYERTRECMGEIAELQRS, from the coding sequence ATGCTGATCGGCGTCGACATCGGTACGGGGGGAACGAAGGCCCTGGCGGTGGATTTGAAGGGCGGTATCCTTGCCGAGAGCTCCTGCGAGTATGGTGTGCTGACCCCCGCGCCCTCCTGGGCGGAGCAGTGGCCCCAGGTCTGGCTGGAGGCCGTTGTGGCGGTGCTCCGGGACCTGTTGGCGAAGTCCGGAAAGCGCGAGGTCGAGGGGGTTGCGATCAGCGGGCTCTACGGCGGGTCCGGGATTCCCCTCGATGCCTCGGGGGCGCCGCTGAGGCCCTGCATGATCTGGATGGACCGGCGCGCGCGCAGGCAGGCGCAGTGGGTGAGGGACAATGTTTCTGTGGACCGCCTCTTTGCCGTCACCGGCAACGCCGTGGACACCTATTACGGTTTTACGAAGATCCTCTGGATGAAGGAGAACGAGCCGGAGCTTTGGAGGAAGGTGTGGCAGTTCGTCTCGCCCAAGGATTACGTGATCTACAAATTCACCGGCGAGCTGGCCACCGATTACTCCTCCGCGGGAAATCTGGGGGGCCTGCTGGATATCCGGAAAAAGGCGTGGTCGGCGGAGATGTCCGAGGCGCTGGGCATCCCGCTGTCGTTGCTCCCCAGCCGCCTGACGCGCTCGTCCGAGGTGGTGGGGGTCCTCAACCGCGAATTCGCGGAAGTCACCGGGCTGCCCACAGGGACGCCGATCGTCGCGGGAGGCGTCGATGCGCCGGTGGCGCAGTTCAGCTGCGGCGTTCTCGAGGCGGGCGAACACGTGGTCATGGCGGGAACCTCGCTCTGCTGGGGCACGGTCCACGACGGACGCTTCGTCTCCCCCGGCCTGATCAGCTATCCCTATGTGGTGAACGACGAAACGACGGTCTACACCTTCGGAGGTGGGGCGACCTCCGGGGCGGTGATCCGCTGGTTTCGGGACGAGTTTGCCGGGGGAGAGAAGGAGCTGCAGCGGCGAACCGGTCTCTCCGCCTACAAGATGCTGGAGCTGGAGGCCCGGAATGTCGGGCCGGGCAGCGGCGGACTGATCGTCCTGCCCTACTTCATGGGCGAGCGCTCGCCCATCTGGGATCCGGACGCACGCGGGACGGTCTTCGGGCTCTCCCTCTCTCACGGTCGGGGGCACGTCTTCTGCGCCTGCATGGAGGGGGTGGCGTACTCCCTCCGTCACAACATCGAGGCGGCCGAGGCCGCGGGACTGAAGCTCGACGCCGACTGTTTCATGGTGGGCGGTTCCGCGAGGAGCGACGTCTGGACGCGCATCTTCGCCGACGTCACGGGCTACTCCATGAAACGGTTGGCGGTGGATGCCGAGGCCCCGCTGGGCGATGCGTTTCTGGCCGGTCTGGGCACGGGGGTCTTCTCCGATCCGGCGGAAATCCGGAGGTGGCTGCGCTTCGACGATCCCGTGAGGTGCGATGACAAAAATCATAAGATCTACTCCAGATACTTTGAACTCTACAAAACGCTGTACGAGCGCACCAGGGAGTGCATGGGGGAGATCGCGGAGCTCCAGAGAAGCTGA
- a CDS encoding signal peptidase II, translated as MGGYGVLGLAALLLDLAAKKAARHGLASGPIPLVLGFRLELHANPGVAFGLSRTLGWVIGLLGLVLLAGLTLFYRNKTRHARHGLALLWAGGLSNALERLLLGGVTDFLFIPLPRLPFVPLPGLYVNLADLWLVLGAALLLLELSFHAKGGGRVPSADTLRPGSPG; from the coding sequence TTGGGCGGATACGGGGTCTTGGGCCTGGCGGCGCTGCTCCTGGATCTCGCGGCGAAGAAGGCGGCCCGGCACGGGCTGGCATCCGGCCCTATCCCCCTCGTCCTCGGATTTCGCCTGGAGCTGCACGCCAACCCCGGCGTCGCCTTCGGCCTGTCGCGCACGCTGGGCTGGGTCATCGGCCTTCTGGGCCTGGTCCTCCTGGCCGGACTCACCCTGTTTTATCGCAACAAAACCCGCCACGCCCGGCACGGGCTGGCGCTGCTCTGGGCCGGGGGACTCAGCAACGCCCTCGAGCGCCTGCTTCTGGGGGGAGTGACGGATTTCCTGTTCATCCCCCTCCCCCGCCTGCCGTTCGTCCCGCTCCCGGGCCTCTACGTCAACCTCGCGGACCTCTGGCTGGTCCTGGGCGCCGCTCTGCTGTTGCTGGAGCTGTCATTCCATGCAAAAGGCGGAGGGCGCGTGCCCTCCGCCGATACCCTCAGGCCCGGCTCCCCAGGCTAA